A part of Melittangium boletus DSM 14713 genomic DNA contains:
- a CDS encoding sensor histidine kinase, translating to MNPTQRSGMSRVLTRGPPVIAALVMLLGAVVLIGWLIDSDPLKQVHPALPSMVPLTAASLIVAAGTLGALWAGPRWYLWARFTAAGVTLSGALMLFLYALENTAAAIPFSAALAMASPTAVSFVLLGGSLLCASLTGGRARAVAPWLALMSLLPPLIALTGYAFLDRRLYGPGPHGGTALHTAMALSLLSLGTLALDSKWGFMGELTTSAAGGVMARRMLPATLLPLAIGALLVRLNRAGRLDSSLQGPLFGVMMMGAFAALIWRNAVKLNRLHAEQVKAERQAIAEAERQRALAADNALLCRAAEKAALDREKVLAIVSHDLKNPLSAIRLSSALLASRLAGTPGETTLGRQVGAIERSVEHMLTLIHQLLDAARLDAGQALVVAPQLAPLAPAVDEVLSLIEPQATQKQLRLERRLETPLDAWFDRNRVLQVLANLLGNAVKFTPPGGRITVETRRVGDEAWVSVHDTGPGIPESLRDHLFERHWQARETATQGSGLGLYIARGLIESHGGRLWVEEEPGGGARFTFSLPMRPLAA from the coding sequence GTGAACCCAACGCAGCGCAGTGGCATGTCGCGGGTATTGACGCGGGGCCCCCCCGTGATCGCCGCCCTCGTGATGCTACTCGGGGCCGTGGTGTTGATCGGTTGGCTGATCGACAGCGACCCGCTCAAGCAGGTGCATCCCGCCCTTCCGTCCATGGTGCCGCTCACGGCGGCGTCCTTGATCGTGGCGGCCGGGACGCTGGGGGCCTTGTGGGCCGGCCCCCGCTGGTACCTCTGGGCACGGTTCACCGCCGCGGGCGTGACCCTGTCGGGCGCCTTGATGTTGTTTCTCTACGCCCTCGAGAACACGGCGGCGGCCATCCCCTTCTCGGCCGCCCTCGCGATGGCGAGTCCGACCGCCGTCTCCTTCGTATTGCTCGGCGGCTCCTTGCTGTGCGCGAGCCTGACGGGTGGGCGCGCACGGGCCGTGGCTCCCTGGCTGGCGTTGATGTCGCTCCTGCCACCGCTCATCGCCCTGACGGGCTACGCCTTCCTGGATCGTCGCCTCTATGGGCCCGGCCCCCATGGCGGGACGGCCCTGCACACCGCGATGGCCCTGTCATTGCTGAGCCTCGGGACGCTCGCGTTGGATTCGAAATGGGGCTTCATGGGGGAGCTCACCACCTCCGCGGCGGGAGGCGTGATGGCGCGCCGGATGCTTCCCGCCACCCTGCTGCCACTGGCGATAGGCGCCCTGCTGGTTCGCCTGAACCGCGCGGGGCGGCTCGATTCGTCCCTGCAGGGCCCCCTGTTCGGCGTGATGATGATGGGGGCCTTCGCCGCCCTCATCTGGCGCAACGCCGTCAAGCTCAACCGCCTTCACGCCGAGCAGGTGAAGGCCGAGCGGCAGGCCATCGCCGAGGCCGAGCGCCAGCGCGCCCTGGCCGCCGACAACGCCTTGTTGTGTCGGGCCGCCGAGAAGGCCGCGCTGGATCGGGAGAAGGTGCTGGCCATCGTCTCGCACGATCTCAAGAATCCCCTGTCCGCCATCCGCTTGAGCTCCGCCCTGTTGGCCTCGCGCCTCGCGGGAACGCCCGGGGAGACGACCCTGGGTCGGCAGGTGGGCGCCATCGAACGCTCGGTGGAGCACATGCTCACCCTCATCCATCAACTCCTGGACGCGGCCCGGCTCGACGCGGGCCAGGCGCTCGTCGTGGCGCCCCAGCTCGCGCCCCTGGCTCCAGCGGTGGACGAGGTCCTGTCCCTCATCGAGCCGCAGGCCACGCAGAAGCAACTGCGCCTGGAGCGGCGGCTCGAGACGCCGCTCGACGCGTGGTTCGACCGGAACCGCGTCCTCCAGGTCCTGGCCAATCTGTTGGGCAACGCGGTGAAGTTCACGCCCCCGGGGGGCCGGATCACCGTGGAGACCCGGCGCGTCGGCGATGAGGCCTGGGTCTCCGTTCACGACACCGGCCCCGGCATCCCCGAGTCCCTGCGCGACCACCTCTTCGAGCGGCATTGGCAGGCCCGGGAAACCGCGACCCAGGGCAGCGGCCTGGGGCTCTACATCGCCCGGGGTCTCATTGAATCCCACGGGGGCCGGCTCTGGGTGGAAGAGGAGCCCGGAGGGGGCGCCCGCTTCACCTTCAGCCTGCCCATGCGCCCCCTCGCGGCCTGA
- a CDS encoding YbdD/YjiX family protein codes for MGTLADTVRGFWRRAVQTARLVIGVPDYDTYVAHMRLRHPERPVMSYAQFFDERMRARYRAGGGRCC; via the coding sequence ATGGGCACCCTGGCGGACACGGTGCGGGGCTTCTGGCGCCGGGCGGTGCAGACCGCCCGCCTGGTCATCGGCGTGCCGGATTACGACACCTACGTGGCGCACATGCGGCTGCGTCATCCCGAGCGGCCGGTGATGAGCTACGCGCAGTTCTTCGACGAGCGCATGCGGGCCCGCTACCGCGCCGGGGGCGGACGCTGCTGCTGA
- a CDS encoding carbon starvation CstA family protein has translation MSRVLSKLGWALLALVGAACLGVVALRRGETLNATWLVVASVCVYLIGYRFYGRFIANAALRLDPTRATPAQQRNDGLDYVPTDKWVLFGHHFAAIAGAGPLVGPVLAAQMGYLPGTMWILFGVVLAGAVQDFIVLFMSIRRDGKSLGDIVRMEMGQAAGVVAMVGVLMIMMIILAVLALVVVKALAESPWGTFTVAMTIPIALVMGLYLRVLRPGRVLEVSILGFVLLMLSIFLGGRVAESPALAPLFTFDARALAWMLIGYGFCAAVLPVWLLLAPRDYLSTFLKIGTILVLAVGIVLAAPDLKMPALTRFVDGSGPVFSGNLFPFLFITIACGAVSGWHSLIASGTTPKMLANEREALLVGYGAMLMESFVAIMALIAASVLDPGVYFSMNSPPGVIGTTVEQAARTVSEWGFVITPEVLSQTAREIGESSILSRTGGAPTLAVGMAQILHGIFGGEGLMAFWYHYAILFEALFILTTVDAGTRVGRFMIQELAGLVYAPLRRTESWGANLVATALCVAGWGYFLYQGVVDPLGGINTLWPLFGIANQMLAAIALTLSCVVLVKMKRERYLWIPALPTVWLVVCTLTAGSQKVFGSDARVSFVAHARKFAAAAAEGKVLAPAKSLEDMSQVITNDYVDAALTVLFMLVVVATVGFGIRSALAARRSAEPTARESPPVPLSPAGS, from the coding sequence ATGAGTCGTGTCTTGAGCAAGCTGGGTTGGGCGCTGCTCGCCCTGGTGGGGGCGGCCTGTCTGGGCGTGGTGGCATTGCGGCGGGGCGAGACGCTCAACGCCACGTGGCTGGTGGTGGCCTCCGTCTGCGTCTATCTGATCGGCTACCGCTTCTACGGCCGGTTCATCGCCAACGCGGCCTTGCGGTTGGACCCCACGCGGGCGACGCCGGCCCAGCAGCGCAATGATGGACTGGACTACGTGCCCACCGACAAGTGGGTGCTGTTCGGCCACCACTTCGCCGCGATCGCGGGCGCGGGGCCGCTGGTGGGGCCGGTGCTCGCAGCTCAGATGGGCTACCTGCCGGGGACGATGTGGATCCTCTTCGGCGTGGTGCTGGCCGGCGCGGTGCAGGACTTCATCGTCCTCTTCATGTCCATCCGCCGGGATGGCAAGTCGCTCGGCGACATCGTGCGCATGGAGATGGGCCAGGCCGCTGGCGTGGTGGCCATGGTGGGCGTGTTGATGATCATGATGATCATCCTCGCGGTGCTCGCCCTGGTGGTCGTCAAGGCGCTGGCGGAGAGCCCCTGGGGCACCTTCACGGTCGCGATGACCATTCCCATCGCCCTGGTGATGGGCCTGTATCTGCGCGTGCTCCGGCCGGGCCGTGTGCTCGAGGTGTCCATCCTCGGCTTCGTGCTGCTGATGCTGTCCATCTTCCTGGGCGGCCGGGTCGCCGAGTCCCCGGCGCTGGCGCCCCTGTTCACCTTCGACGCCCGCGCGCTCGCGTGGATGCTCATCGGCTATGGGTTCTGCGCCGCGGTGCTGCCGGTGTGGCTCCTGCTCGCGCCGCGCGACTACCTGTCCACGTTCCTCAAGATTGGCACCATCCTCGTGCTGGCGGTGGGCATCGTCCTGGCCGCGCCGGACCTCAAGATGCCCGCGCTCACCCGCTTCGTGGATGGCTCCGGCCCGGTGTTCTCCGGCAACCTCTTCCCCTTCCTCTTCATCACCATCGCGTGTGGCGCGGTGTCCGGCTGGCACTCGCTCATCGCGTCGGGCACCACGCCGAAGATGCTGGCCAACGAGCGCGAGGCGCTCCTGGTGGGCTACGGCGCCATGTTGATGGAGTCCTTCGTGGCCATCATGGCGCTCATCGCCGCGTCGGTGCTGGACCCCGGGGTGTACTTCTCCATGAACTCGCCGCCGGGCGTCATCGGCACCACGGTGGAGCAGGCGGCGCGCACGGTGAGCGAGTGGGGCTTCGTCATCACCCCCGAGGTGCTCAGCCAGACGGCGCGGGAGATCGGCGAGTCCTCCATCCTGTCGCGCACCGGCGGCGCGCCCACGCTCGCGGTGGGCATGGCGCAGATCCTCCATGGCATCTTCGGAGGGGAAGGGCTGATGGCCTTCTGGTACCACTACGCCATCCTGTTCGAGGCGCTCTTCATCCTCACCACCGTGGACGCCGGCACGCGCGTGGGCCGCTTCATGATTCAAGAGCTGGCGGGGCTCGTGTACGCGCCCCTGCGCCGCACCGAGTCCTGGGGCGCCAACCTCGTCGCCACCGCGCTGTGCGTGGCGGGCTGGGGCTACTTCCTCTACCAGGGCGTGGTGGATCCGCTGGGCGGCATCAACACCCTGTGGCCTCTGTTCGGAATCGCCAACCAGATGCTGGCGGCGATCGCCCTCACCTTGTCATGTGTCGTGCTCGTGAAGATGAAGCGCGAGCGCTACCTGTGGATCCCCGCCCTGCCCACGGTGTGGCTCGTGGTCTGCACGCTGACCGCGGGCTCGCAGAAGGTGTTCGGCTCGGACGCGCGGGTCAGCTTCGTCGCCCACGCGCGCAAGTTCGCCGCCGCCGCGGCCGAGGGAAAGGTGCTCGCTCCGGCCAAATCCCTGGAGGACATGAGTCAGGTCATCACCAACGACTACGTGGATGCCGCGCTCACCGTCCTGTTCATGCTGGTGGTGGTGGCCACCGTCGGTTTCGGCATCCGCTCCGCGCTGGCGGCCCGGCGCTCGGCCGAGCCCACGGCGCGCGAGTCCCCTCCGGTTCCCCTCTCTCCCGCGGGGTCCTGA